ATTTAGATCAGCGAGCTCACGAATTTGGGTCAAAGTCTCTACTTTTACCAAGAAGTCTTCGGACGCTTCGTTGAAATAAGGCCCCAGCTTCTCCAAGAGAACTTCGCGCGGCATCCGCTCCATTTTATCCACCAGACCAAGAACGGCAAACACCGCCTCTTCCTCTAGACCGAGGCTCTGTAGATAAAGGACCCAAAGATGGCGATCGCTGACTCGGATAACAAAGTCATCTGAATTGAGCCCCATCACGCAGAGGCTGTGAATGAGAATGGCTATGATTTCCGCATCAGCACCGGCTCCCGCCTCGCCAAAGATATCTGCATTAAATTGATAGAATGAACGGAGGCGGCCCTTCTGCTTCCGCTCGTATCGAAAATTTTCTTCGATCGTGAACCACTTGATGGGTCGTTTAAGTGCATTGGCACGAGCCCCAATCATACGAGCCAAGCTGGGAGTCATCTCGGGACGGAGAGCCACAGCCCGTCCACCTTGATCCTCAAATGCAAAGAGTTGGCTTACAATCTCATCGCCCGACTTTTGCTTAAACAAATCGAGCGATTCAAGGATCGGCCCATCATACTCTTTAAAACTAAAAGACTGGGCTGTCTTTCGCCAAATCTGGAAGAGGTGGTTTCGTAGGGCACAATCTTCAGGATAAAAATCCCGAAAGCCTGGAAGGGTCTTAAACATCTGAAGTGGCCATGTTAATTCTACGGCCTGACCGGGTTACGCCAAGTTATCCAGCTCCAGGTCTTTCAGGTTGGCTTTCAATTCTTTTCCGGCTTTGAACTTTACCACTGCACGAGTTGGAATAATTACATCCTTCTCCGGTTTATTAGGGTTACGTCCAATCCGGGCCTTTCGAACCTGAATTTCAAACACACCAAAATTCCTCAACTCAACATTTTGACCGGAGCTCAATGCGTTTGCGATGGCGTCCAAGGTAAGTTGAACAACCTCCTTGACTTCCTTTTGCGGATAATTGGTTTTCTGGTAGATATCCAGAACGATATCTCGCTTAGTTAAATTGTCTGACATACTGTCTGTAGCTCCTTTTAGACTTAATTAAATACATACAAAAAAATCCGAATTTCCTTACGTCAATGGCAAACAAATATTTGCCTCCGAATTTTCCAAGTATATGAGTGACAAAGACACAAAAAATCCCTTCGAAGAAATCCAGAAACAACTTCAGGAACTTTTAAAAACCAATAATCCCAACGTCACGGTAAACCCTTTCGTTCCGCCGCAGCAAGCGCCACCCACCTCTTCTACGCCAGAAGAGCCGAAGGAATCAGATGAAGTTTTAAAACAGATTCAGGCGTTTAAAAGGAAGCCGAAGGAAATTCGCGACTATTTGGATCGATTTGTAATTCGTCAGGATGAGGCCAAGAAAGTTCTATCCGTTGCTATTTGCGATCACTACAACCACGTACGGCAGTGCATAGAAGATCCTTCCTTGACGAAGAAAGAGTATAACAAGCAGAACATCCTCCTCCTCGGCCCGACCGGTGTCGGTAAAACTTACCTGATGCGCAATATCGCCAAACTGATCGGCGTTCCCTTTGTCAAAGCGGATGCGACAAAGTTCAGCGAAACAGGCTATGTGGGCAGCGATGTCGAGGATTTGGTTCGAGATCTCTACAAACTGTCAGACCAAAATGCAGAGTTAGCACAATATGGTATTATATACATAGATGAGATCGACAAGATAGCCGGCTCCTCGGAAATGGGAGGCAAAGACGTCTCTGGTCGAGGCGTGCAGATCAATTTGTTAAAGCTCATGGAGGACGCCGATGTAAACTTGGTCAACCCACAGGACATGATGAGCCAGATGCAGGCCATGATGAGCATGGGGCAAGGCGGTAAAAAACAGAAACGTACACTAAGCACCAAAAATATTCTCTTCATCGTTTC
This genomic stretch from Opitutia bacterium ISCC 52 harbors:
- a CDS encoding integration host factor subunit beta — protein: MSDNLTKRDIVLDIYQKTNYPQKEVKEVVQLTLDAIANALSSGQNVELRNFGVFEIQVRKARIGRNPNKPEKDVIIPTRAVVKFKAGKELKANLKDLELDNLA
- the hisS gene encoding histidine--tRNA ligase, which gives rise to MFKTLPGFRDFYPEDCALRNHLFQIWRKTAQSFSFKEYDGPILESLDLFKQKSGDEIVSQLFAFEDQGGRAVALRPEMTPSLARMIGARANALKRPIKWFTIEENFRYERKQKGRLRSFYQFNADIFGEAGAGADAEIIAILIHSLCVMGLNSDDFVIRVSDRHLWVLYLQSLGLEEEAVFAVLGLVDKMERMPREVLLEKLGPYFNEASEDFLVKVETLTQIRELADLNSFFKAHVAAGELADAVVERLDAWEALIQRLDGMGMKSFIRIDLGIVRGLAYYTGFVFEAFDIQGEHRAIAGGGRYDHLVKKLGGPDMPAVGFAMGDVVIKDLLEEKGLLPTYIQAPDVYVVLGGDEVLTAALQQIQALRLAGYSVDYPIKRVGFGKQFKSANESGARWAAVFGEEEVSQGQVKLKNLASGEEIEIPLNRLVEALRELDES